aAGTGTGCAAGAGAAGAGCAAAGGAAAGATAAAGGTAGAATTTTGAGAAAACAAGCAAAGAATAAACCCATAAGATAATTTGAACTTTTGAccacataaaaataaagttattgaaattttcagttttattatttttgcctcGATTTTTAATGTGAATGAACTTATAAGCTAAAGCAGTAATAATTGTGGATCAAATCGTAACAGAAATTCACTTTTCACTACAAAAAtactgtgattaaaaaaaaaaaaaacaagacacaaggTTGAGATGTGATTGAACTGTTTGAGATCTTGGGGATTTATGAGGCAGAATGTTAACttaacataaaataataaacgcTCACCCTCTTTGTATCTATGAAATTCTAAGGACAAAGATcaccatatttttttatgtttttatattgCCATACAGTTAATTGGCAATTTAtgttttcttattatttttttaaatcacatattGCATTATGAGCTGCAAGATGATTTATTCATCCCATGAGGGGCATTAGacaattttattaatatttgttgtcctttattttttaatgctgaaaaaaaaaatgacatttgacatTATGACGTGTGTGTgaccagttttgtttttggtcctttttttccattataatTCCCCAAAACAGATTTGCAATATTTGGATAATATATTGCGTACATATAAAGTTTAATCCCAAATAGGAAAACAAACATAAACAGGAATACCAGGCACATGTTTTTATTGTCCATAATGGGCTGGATGTCTGTCAGCCATTTTCAGAGTGTGAGTAGTTGTACTTTATTTCAGTTGGATTAGGCAGGTGTTAACTTCTCTTTACACTTTAATGCCAGTACTACGGAAGCTCATTAGCATCAATTCCAGTGTCGCTACGCAAACAACGCTACATTTCATCGGTTTGCTCTGCGTCTCCTTCTCCCCGGGCCACGAAAATGAACAAAAGCTCGGCCAGCATCCCCGGCAGAGTTGCACGCCAATTGCATCGGGTCTGTCGTTTCCGTCGGGCGGCTTTACGGACAGACCGTCACACGTCCGGGTTTGAGCCGAACCCTTATCCACCGATGctcagggagagagagagagagataggaaGAGTAGGAAATGAAAGAATGGCGAGATGGTGGGGTCTTGGTCATTTAGGCGTTCAGATACGGAAGGATATCCACCTCCATCACCTGCAAAAAACGAGTCCACATCCAATTAGAATGTCCACAGAAAGAATTAACCAATGAATGAAAGGGAACAGAGAAATCCTGCCCACTATCTCTGGCCATGTTCATCGTGATTTCTTCCATCGggctttttttattatatattatatatatttatatacaatgtGAAAATGACTGCTCTCTTTAATCTGTTTCTTATCCAGAATTTAAGTCGCTTGTAGCTTTTTTTGAGACATAGTTGCAAGAGTGGCTCAGAAAAGTCGCTAAAAGTTGCCAACACTGACTGTGCTTTGTGAAAGAATGCCTATCTGTCCGCAGCCATGTTGTTATTGTAAGCAGTGCATATCAGTTAAGGCACATTTTGAGCTAAGAAAGCcagggaaattaaaaaataataataataataaaaaaatctaaattttctCCACAGAATGTAttcttttcacacaaaaaatgtcttccaccaaaatgtaataaaaaaaataccaaaatatttttaatggattttaaaacattaatttttaaattgattatttttctcttcttttttttttacaaaatactatccccgccccaaaaaagatttttttttttaaataaacaaacaaataaataaataaatgcaaataagtCAATACAATTGATTACATTGCCCCCCCACTAAATTGAAGCTCTTTGTATACGTACGCTTGGATCATCCATGGGTCCATATCGCTTCACCACCTGACCCTCTTTGTTAATCAGaaactacaaaaaaagacagttaattgctttatttttcatAGTATTTGCTGCATCAAAATAGTACAATTTGCACTGTAgttttctgaaaaataaatgataaaagacGAGATTCAGTAATTCCCATGAAACATCAGCTCCGTGAGAATGTGAAACTTAATTTGGAACTCGCCTTTGGATTTTCCATCAAACTAAAAGGGTAATCAAGATGTAGTGTCTGTTATTTACCTTTGTGAAATTCCACTTGATGGCACTgcgggggaaaaacaaaaaaaagcacattcaaaaacatttttcagtgcGCCATTAGGATACGTGATGGGAAGCCATCTTACTTTCCCAGGAAGCCTCTGCCGTTGGGCTGCTCCTTCAGCCATTTCCACAGCGGGTGAGCGTCGGGCCCGTTGACTTCGATCTTACTGAACATGTCGAAGCGAGCGTTGTACGACTGCGCGAACTGCTTGATCTCGGCATTAGTACCTGGCTCCTTTCAATCGAGAAATAACAGAATATACAATGGTGAAATCACAAGACGTACATACATGCCACCATGAGCAGTGAATCATTTCACGGCCGCCGCCATATTCCGACTTCCAGTGAAACCAGCCTCCAATTAAAGTTCTTTCCTATtgttagagttatcgttaatatatttattatggacttgcaacaaagccaaagtatcatccttgtttcgaagagtcttgttcacatgacgagctcctacacacagacgcaacagtatcttcctagaagtggccaaggacaactccatcataaccaaagaatgtgccacatcctCAACAAAAACtttacctttgttcatttcatctgctcacccttCCTTTTGATCCtgtgttttctaattaaaaaaaaaaaaagtacacgagaggctggttcagaacatgtttggagactgtaactggcctgtctctcacgtcctcctgatcagaagaaagatgacttcttgtccgttatttgtgcaattattccaggAAGTTAAGCGGTAAACCTAACACCTATGTATATCATATAAGATTAGAAGagggtgtgcagacttgtgCCACCACACTATTTCAATTATTTGTACTTTCATTATCAAAAAGCTTAAAGAAATTTCTTTAAGTGAATGTTATAGGAAAGgtcactaatggtgtagtggtacacacgcctgccctTTGATGCGGGccgtgtgggatcaattcccgctcagtgacaatgttgatatctgccctgcgactgactggcgaccaattcaaggtgtagtccgccttttgcctgaagctagctgggataggctccagctttctcgcaacccttgtgaggataagaagcttggacaatgacatggATGTTACAGGTTATtgacaagatgaaaaaaaaaattgaaataattgatGTTCTCATTTtctagatcacaaaaacaaaaatcatatgaacaggggtgtgtagactttataCATCCACTGCATACAGATCTAAATTTTCCATAACCAAACAGATGAACAGCACAgctaaaactaaataaaattacaGGAAATTCTGCCACATCCGTTATGGGGTGCGCCACCAACGCCACCGGGCGTGATGACATCCATGAATGAAACGAGACAGATGGGAAATGAACAAAGCGGGTGTACCTGGTTGGCAAACTGGTTGGAAGGGAAGGCAAGGATGCGTAAACCTCTCTCAGCGTACTTGGCGTGCATCTCGGCAAACTGAGAGTAGTTTACGGGCGTTTTGCCTCATTTGGAGGCCACATTTGTGATGATGACCACATTACCCCTGGGGAgggggaggaaagaaaaaaaaaaaaaaaagtacgccGTCAAAACTCGTGTGATTGATTTGTAGATGGAAGACACGCATGGAAGTAAACGCTCACCTGTATTTTTCGAGAGAGACCACGTTGCCGTCGATGTCGGTGGCTGAGAAGTCGTAAATGGACGTGGCCGAGCTCCAGTCCTCCGTAGGGGAGCCCTgtgggaagacaaaaaaaaaaataaaaataatataaactgAATTCAAAAGTATTAAATCGACAAAGTTAGATAACTATATGTACAATAGTTAAGGAAACTAATAGAAATTGatcaattaaaacaaataaaataaaagtgaaataacCTCATTAAATACAGAATAAAATAAGTCTAAAAGAATTAAGAATAAGgcacacaacagaaatgaaacatctaaaataaaatatacacaaaaatggcatttaaaaaaaattaacacagcGGGCAGAAATAAAATGAGGCTGCAAGTATaaattaatatataaaaaagaCCTGaata
Above is a genomic segment from Syngnathoides biaculeatus isolate LvHL_M chromosome 7, ASM1980259v1, whole genome shotgun sequence containing:
- the gpx4a gene encoding glutathione peroxidase 4a isoform X3; the encoded protein is MRLVGSAVLFSVLLQALGSPTEDWSSATSIYDFSATDIDGNVVSLEKYRGNVVIITNVASKUGKTPVNYSQFAEMHAKYAERGLRILAFPSNQFANQEPGTNAEIKQFAQSYNARFDMFSKIEVNGPDAHPLWKWLKEQPNGRGFLGNAIKWNFTKFLINKEGQVVKRYGPMDDPSVMEVDILPYLNA
- the gpx4a gene encoding glutathione peroxidase 4a isoform X2, with amino-acid sequence MEEHLMLECSHCHFSQTDCGSPTEDWSSATSIYDFSATDIDGNVVSLEKYRGNVVIITNVASKUGKTPVNYSQFAEMHAKYAERGLRILAFPSNQFANQEPGTNAEIKQFAQSYNARFDMFSKIEVNGPDAHPLWKWLKEQPNGRGFLGNAIKWNFTKFLINKEGQVVKRYGPMDDPSVMEVDILPYLNA
- the gpx4a gene encoding glutathione peroxidase 4a isoform X1, which produces MRPLGFIIACAAAATGGVSLAILLYFVLPSGGSPTEDWSSATSIYDFSATDIDGNVVSLEKYRGNVVIITNVASKUGKTPVNYSQFAEMHAKYAERGLRILAFPSNQFANQEPGTNAEIKQFAQSYNARFDMFSKIEVNGPDAHPLWKWLKEQPNGRGFLGNAIKWNFTKFLINKEGQVVKRYGPMDDPSVMEVDILPYLNA